In Pectinophora gossypiella chromosome 17, ilPecGoss1.1, whole genome shotgun sequence, one DNA window encodes the following:
- the LOC126374255 gene encoding uncharacterized protein LOC126374255 isoform X3 has translation MKPRGRVMHAFTALTMLTMANAQTTCNQGMGRVMYERLPNQQLHGFDDDVVRDTAPPFRVLEKCQDLCLRDRSGNSLVRTCNSIDFQPGARIAAFSPEPEYEESTCYLTREQAMPEGIGTLMIVPNSVHFNEICLTSNRPERECPSRRYVFERHARKRLKLPPSDLKEIMVANRTECEDKCLGEFSFVCRSATYDSQLRTCSLSRFTRRTHPELLEDDHNADYLENTCLNAERRCDGLAVFIKEENKRLGGPFEADVFSNMTLDECQSMCVRAEKYFCRSIEHDAMTRQCVLSEEDSVSQKDDVTVSASPTHHFYDLVCLDNLSHRVTARGTEYPDNSVTSHLFSPGRRPDTAFQRYRNSRITGEFHSEITGRSLSECLDECLRQTSFQCRSAVYSDRARTCRLSRYNQKDGMRLLYDPDFDYYENLMRYGRGGYYGADYPGPDRYPIPDRGIPRPAVVPERYPPVEPRPSFGVRPVRPLPPIPERPGGYRGNYPPPGLDRPIGGAPIGGSYGGYDDGPIGPVGPVGPVGHGGVGLGRPPIVGQRPWQGTRCEEDSFRQVGRQRMQRRFVRRFTTAQSLAHCQRECIEARDFICRSFNFRDVGFGGEPRDNCELSDRDTRELDAANPAHFDNTANEYDFYERALGRIADDCLDVSQVCNEDGMEFTLRLPEGFYGRMYTYGFYDRCFFRGNGGTVNVLRISGAHGYPECGTQRYGDTMTNIVVVQFSDNVQTSRDKRFNLTCLFRGPAEAVVTSNYIGAGSGSPIPIEYLPEESSLNSKVRLMILYQGRPTTTIAVGDPLTFRLEAQDGYNYATDIFATNVIARDPYSGRSVQLIDRVGCPVDPDVFPELDKGRSGDSLEARFNAFKIPESNFLVFEATVRTCRDGCQPAYCPSHTGRSEPSFGRRRRDVNSTLTADNNSTAEIESDDSAKKNKSDDKEEGTVYKVSYEQPDVDKYLKDEVETPSHVRKMIEVFDNRNELLEENGPADSAPVVAAAGVCVSPYHYRALLVALCVLLSLLLAMLTAALYIYRRYWRVLRKNIQASSPAPALRPVTPGPRPTRPSLFSASHLHKPFSLSGLGRTFAEVGEEAGSAGRLASAFDDGSEPIYTDPSLFERSRSLRSLHSLDLKPDRRDHRA, from the exons ATGAAGCCGCGGGGGCGCGTCATGCACGCCTTCACTGCGCTTACAATGCTCACCATGGCTAATG CCCAGACGACGTGCAACCAAGGAATGGGAAGAGTTATGTACGAACGATTACCAAACCAGCAACTACATGGATTCGACGATGACGTT GTACGTGACACCGCACCACCGTTCCGAGTTTTGGAAAAGTGTCAGGACCTATGCTTGCGTGATCGATCAGGAAACAGTCTTGTGAGGACTTGCAACTCTATAGACTTCCAACCCGGAGCCCGAATTGCTGCGTTCAGTCCCGAACCAGAATACGAAGAATCAACATGCTACTTGACGAGAGAACAAGCCATGCCTGAAGGCATCGGAACACTGATGATCGTCCCCAACAGTGTGCATTTCAACGAGATTTGTCTCACCT CAAATCGTCCGGAAAGAGAATGTCCTTCCCGTCGCTATGTTTTCGAACGTCACGCCCGAAAACGATTGAAGCTCCCACCTTCAGACCTTAAGGAAATCATGGTTGCCAACCGCACAGAGTGTGAAGATAAGTGTCTGGGAGAATTCAGCTTCGTGTGCCGTTCTGCTACCTATGACTCGCAATTGAGAACTTGTTCCCTCAGTAGGTTCACTAGAAGAACGCATCCAGAGCTTTTAGAAGATGACCACAACGCCGACTATTTGGAAAACACTTGCCTAAACG CCGAACGACGCTGCGACGGTTTAGCAGTTTTCATCAAGGAAGAAAATAAGCGTCTTGGTGGGCCTTTTGAAGCTGACGTCTTCTCAAACATGACTTTAGACGAATGTCAATCTATGTGCGTCCGTGCGGAAAA ATATTTCTGCCGATCGATCGAGCATGACGCGATGACGCGACAGTGCGTTCTCTCTGAAGAGGATTCTGTGTCTCAGAAGGACGACGTGACCGTTAGCGCGTCGCCAACTCATCACTTTTATGATCTTGTTTGTCTCGACAACC TTTCTCATCGGGTGACAGCTCGCGGCACGGAGTACCCGGACAACAGCGTGACGTCACACCTGTTCTCCCCGGGCCGGAGGCCGGACACTGCCTTCCAGAGATACAGGAACAGCAGGATCACTGGAGAGTTTCATTCAGAGATCACTGGACGATCGTTGAGCGAATGTTTAGATGAGTGTTTGAGGCAAACAAGCTTCCAATGCAG GTCGGCCGTGTACAGCGACCGAGCGAGGACTTGTCGCTTGAGTAGATACAACCAGAAAGATGGCATGCGATTATTGTACGATCCCGATTTTGACTACTATGAAAATCTAATGC GCTATGGACGAGGTGGTTACTATGGCGCCGATTATCCAGGACCTGACCGGTATCCCATTCCAGATCGAGGTATACCCCGTCCAGCCGTTGTCCCAGAAAG atatcCACCAGTAGAACCAAGACCAAGTTTCGGTGTAAGACCAGTACGACCTTTGCCTCCAATACCGGAAAGGCCCGGCGGATATCGTGGTAACTACCCACCACCTGGATTGGATAGACCGATTG GAGGCGCGCCTATAGGCGGAAGTTATGGAGGATATGACGACGGTCCCATTGGCCCGGTAGGACCAGTTGGTCCCGTTGGTCACGGAGGGGTAGGCCTGGGCAGGCCACCAATCGTAGGTCAAAGGCCGTGGCAAGGAACTCGGTGCGAAGAAGACAGTTTTAGACAAGTTGGTCGTCAACGTATGCAACGGAGATTTGTGCGGCGTTTCACTACCGCACAGTCCTTGGCGCACTGCCAGCGAGAATGCATTGAAGCACGAGACTTTATCTGCCGGTCGTTCAACTTCAG AGATGTTGGTTTCGGTGGCGAGCCACGCGATAACTGCGAACTAAGTGACCGTGATACTCGAGAATTAGACGCTGCTAATCCAGCTCACTTTGATAACACAGCTAACGAATATGATTTCTATGAAAGAGCTCTTGGTCGTATTGCTGACGACTGCTTGGATG TGTCTCAAGTTTGTAATGAAGATGGTATGGAGTTCACTCTACGACTGCCTGAAGGGTTCTATGGTCGTATGTACACGTACGGTTTCTACGACCGTTGCTTCTTCCGTGGTAACGGTGGGACTGTTAACGTCCTGCGTATCTCAGGAGCTCATGGATATCCCGAATGTGGTACTCAACGG TACGGCGATACAATGACGAATATCGTAGTTGTACAGTTCAGCGATAACGTGCAAACTTCTCGAGACAAACGCTTCAATTTGACCTGTCTCTTCAGAGGTCCTGCCGAGGCTGTCGTAACGTCCAACTACATTGGCGCAGG GTCTGGCAGTCCAATTCCCATCGAGTATTTACCGGAAGAAAGCTCTCTCAACTCCAAGGTTCGATTGATGATTCTGTACCAAGGACGACCGACAACGACCATTGCTGTTGGCGATCCTCTAACATTCAGGCTCGAGGCTCAGGACGGTTACAACTACGCCACCGATATATTTGCTACGAATGTGATCGCAAGAGACCCCTATTCTGGACGATCGGTACAACTAATCGATCGAGTAGG ATGCCCTGTGGATCCCGATGTGTTCCCTGAGTTAGACAAAGGAAGAAGTGGAGACTCCCTCGAAGCTAGGTTCAATGCTTTCAAGATTCCAGAGTCTAATTTCTTAGTATTTGAAGCAACAGTGCGTACTTGTAGAGATGGTTGTCAACCG GCATATTGTCCAAGCCACACTGGACGATCGGAACCGTCGTTTGGTCGTCGAAGAAGAGATGTTAACTCGACTCTTACAGCAGACAACAACAGTACCGCTGAAATTGAGTCAGATGACAGCGCTAAAAAGAACAAGTCAGACGACAAAGAGGAGGGAACCGTTTACAAAGTGTCGTATGAGCAACCAGATGTCGACAAGTATTTGAAAGATGAAGTAGAGACGCCAAGCCACGTGAGAAAGATGATTGAG GTGTTCGACAACCGTAACGAGCTTCTAGAAGAGAACGGCCCAGCTGATTCAGCCCCGGTGGTGGCCGCGGCGGGCGTATGCGTGTCTCCCTACCACTACCGGGCGTTGTTGGTGGCGCTTTGTGTACTGCTGTCCCTTTTGCTTGCTATGCTGACGGCTGCCTTGTATATCTACAG ACGTTATTGGAGAGTGCTACGTAAGAACATCCAGGCATCTAGCCCTGCGCCTGCGCTTCGCCCTGTGACCCCAGGACCACGACCAACGCGGCCATCGCTGTTTTCCGCTTCTCACTTGCATAAACCGTTTTCTCTAAG TGGATTAGGAAGAACCTTCGCGGAAGTGGGTGAGGAGGCTGGTTCGGCGGGACGTTTGGCGAGCGCTTTTGACGACGGCAGTGAACCCATCTACACCGACCCGTCACTGTTCGAACGCTCCCGGTCACTCCGCTCTCTACACTCTCTTGACCTGAAGCCCGACCGCCGCGACCATCGCGCGTAA
- the LOC126374255 gene encoding uncharacterized protein LOC126374255 isoform X2 gives MKPRGRVMHAFTALTMLTMANAQTTCNQGMGRVMYERLPNQQLHGFDDDVVRDTAPPFRVLEKCQDLCLRDRSGNSLVRTCNSIDFQPGARIAAFSPEPEYEESTCYLTREQAMPEGIGTLMIVPNSVHFNEICLTSNRPERECPSRRYVFERHARKRLKLPPSDLKEIMVANRTECEDKCLGEFSFVCRSATYDSQLRTCSLSRFTRRTHPELLEDDHNADYLENTCLNAERRCDGLAVFIKEENKRLGGPFEADVFSNMTLDECQSMCVRAEKYFCRSIEHDAMTRQCVLSEEDSVSQKDDVTVSASPTHHFYDLVCLDNLSHRVTARGTEYPDNSVTSHLFSPGRRPDTAFQRYRNSRITGEFHSEITGRSLSECLDECLRQTSFQCRSAVYSDRARTCRLSRYNQKDGMRLLYDPDFDYYENLMRGSNGDRDRDRDRDRYPPGADRYPDDDRYPDDDRYGGRPDRYPDDRYPAGPDAYDRYPSDRYPPSDRYPDDRYPPGVGLDRYPPAIDRYPDRFPVTGSRYPIGPGGDRYPLDSGRYPIYDYPSNDIGRYPAADRYPVSRYPIDVYPDRYPADRYPADRYPIRGGGRYPSRPWYSSRYPDRFDDDRYPGTNDWGRYPYSRYPVGVNRDPLPLGGDRYPDLYNKYPPTGSSYPAGYGRGGYYGADYPGPDRYPIPDRGIPRPAVVPERYPPVEPRPSFGVRPVRPLPPIPERPGGYRGNYPPPGLDRPIGGAPIGGSYGGYDDGPIGPVGPVGPVGHGGVGLGRPPIVGQRPWQGTRCEEDSFRQVGRQRMQRRFVRRFTTAQSLAHCQRECIEARDFICRSFNFRDVGFGGEPRDNCELSDRDTRELDAANPAHFDNTANEYDFYERALGRIADDCLDVSQVCNEDGMEFTLRLPEGFYGRMYTYGFYDRCFFRGNGGTVNVLRISGAHGYPECGTQRYGDTMTNIVVVQFSDNVQTSRDKRFNLTCLFRGPAEAVVTSNYIGAGSGSPIPIEYLPEESSLNSKVRLMILYQGRPTTTIAVGDPLTFRLEAQDGYNYATDIFATNVIARDPYSGRSVQLIDRVGCPVDPDVFPELDKGRSGDSLEARFNAFKIPESNFLVFEATVRTCRDGCQPAYCPSHTGRSEPSFGRRRRDVNSTLTADNNSTAEIESDDSAKKNKSDDKEEGTVYKVSYEQPDVDKYLKDEVETPSHVRKMIEVFDNRNELLEENGPADSAPVVAAAGVCVSPYHYRALLVALCVLLSLLLAMLTAALYIYRRYWRVLRKNIQASSPAPALRPVTPGPRPTRPSLFSASHLHKPFSLSGLGRTFAEVGEEAGSAGRLASAFDDGSEPIYTDPSLFERSRSLRSLHSLDLKPDRRDHRA, from the exons ATGAAGCCGCGGGGGCGCGTCATGCACGCCTTCACTGCGCTTACAATGCTCACCATGGCTAATG CCCAGACGACGTGCAACCAAGGAATGGGAAGAGTTATGTACGAACGATTACCAAACCAGCAACTACATGGATTCGACGATGACGTT GTACGTGACACCGCACCACCGTTCCGAGTTTTGGAAAAGTGTCAGGACCTATGCTTGCGTGATCGATCAGGAAACAGTCTTGTGAGGACTTGCAACTCTATAGACTTCCAACCCGGAGCCCGAATTGCTGCGTTCAGTCCCGAACCAGAATACGAAGAATCAACATGCTACTTGACGAGAGAACAAGCCATGCCTGAAGGCATCGGAACACTGATGATCGTCCCCAACAGTGTGCATTTCAACGAGATTTGTCTCACCT CAAATCGTCCGGAAAGAGAATGTCCTTCCCGTCGCTATGTTTTCGAACGTCACGCCCGAAAACGATTGAAGCTCCCACCTTCAGACCTTAAGGAAATCATGGTTGCCAACCGCACAGAGTGTGAAGATAAGTGTCTGGGAGAATTCAGCTTCGTGTGCCGTTCTGCTACCTATGACTCGCAATTGAGAACTTGTTCCCTCAGTAGGTTCACTAGAAGAACGCATCCAGAGCTTTTAGAAGATGACCACAACGCCGACTATTTGGAAAACACTTGCCTAAACG CCGAACGACGCTGCGACGGTTTAGCAGTTTTCATCAAGGAAGAAAATAAGCGTCTTGGTGGGCCTTTTGAAGCTGACGTCTTCTCAAACATGACTTTAGACGAATGTCAATCTATGTGCGTCCGTGCGGAAAA ATATTTCTGCCGATCGATCGAGCATGACGCGATGACGCGACAGTGCGTTCTCTCTGAAGAGGATTCTGTGTCTCAGAAGGACGACGTGACCGTTAGCGCGTCGCCAACTCATCACTTTTATGATCTTGTTTGTCTCGACAACC TTTCTCATCGGGTGACAGCTCGCGGCACGGAGTACCCGGACAACAGCGTGACGTCACACCTGTTCTCCCCGGGCCGGAGGCCGGACACTGCCTTCCAGAGATACAGGAACAGCAGGATCACTGGAGAGTTTCATTCAGAGATCACTGGACGATCGTTGAGCGAATGTTTAGATGAGTGTTTGAGGCAAACAAGCTTCCAATGCAG GTCGGCCGTGTACAGCGACCGAGCGAGGACTTGTCGCTTGAGTAGATACAACCAGAAAGATGGCATGCGATTATTGTACGATCCCGATTTTGACTACTATGAAAATCTAATGC GTGGAAGTAATGGCGACCGTGATCGTGATCGCGACCGTGACCGATACCCGCCAGGCGCAGACCGCTACCCTGATGATGACCGGTATCCCGACGATGACCGGTACGGCGGGCGACCGGACCGGTACCCAGATGACCGGTATCCGGCCGGACCCGACGCATACGATAGATACCCAAGCGACCGCTACCCACCCAGCGACAGATACCCCGATGACAGATATCCTCCCGGTGTCGGCCTAGACAGATATCCACCGGCAATTGACAGATATCCTGACAGATTCCCTGTAACCGGTAGTCGTTACCCAATAGGACCGGGTGGAGATCGATACCCTCTAGACAGTGGACGATACCCAATTTACGACTACCCGTCTAACGATATCGGAAGATATCCTGCCGCAGACCGGTACCCTGTCAGCAGATATCCCATTGACGTATATCCGGATCGATACCCGGCGGATCGGTATCCAGCAGACAGATACCCGATTCGGGGCGGCGGGAGGTACCCATCCCGACCTTGGTACTCCAGCCGTTACCCTGACAGATTCGATGACGATCGCTATCCTGGCACAAATGACTGGGGACGGTACCCATACAGCCGGTACCCGGTAGGCGTAAACCGCGACCCGTTACCGCTGGGCGGTGACCGATATCCTGACCTTTATAACAAATATCCGCCGACCGGATCGTCATATCCTG CAGGCTATGGACGAGGTGGTTACTATGGCGCCGATTATCCAGGACCTGACCGGTATCCCATTCCAGATCGAGGTATACCCCGTCCAGCCGTTGTCCCAGAAAG atatcCACCAGTAGAACCAAGACCAAGTTTCGGTGTAAGACCAGTACGACCTTTGCCTCCAATACCGGAAAGGCCCGGCGGATATCGTGGTAACTACCCACCACCTGGATTGGATAGACCGATTG GAGGCGCGCCTATAGGCGGAAGTTATGGAGGATATGACGACGGTCCCATTGGCCCGGTAGGACCAGTTGGTCCCGTTGGTCACGGAGGGGTAGGCCTGGGCAGGCCACCAATCGTAGGTCAAAGGCCGTGGCAAGGAACTCGGTGCGAAGAAGACAGTTTTAGACAAGTTGGTCGTCAACGTATGCAACGGAGATTTGTGCGGCGTTTCACTACCGCACAGTCCTTGGCGCACTGCCAGCGAGAATGCATTGAAGCACGAGACTTTATCTGCCGGTCGTTCAACTTCAG AGATGTTGGTTTCGGTGGCGAGCCACGCGATAACTGCGAACTAAGTGACCGTGATACTCGAGAATTAGACGCTGCTAATCCAGCTCACTTTGATAACACAGCTAACGAATATGATTTCTATGAAAGAGCTCTTGGTCGTATTGCTGACGACTGCTTGGATG TGTCTCAAGTTTGTAATGAAGATGGTATGGAGTTCACTCTACGACTGCCTGAAGGGTTCTATGGTCGTATGTACACGTACGGTTTCTACGACCGTTGCTTCTTCCGTGGTAACGGTGGGACTGTTAACGTCCTGCGTATCTCAGGAGCTCATGGATATCCCGAATGTGGTACTCAACGG TACGGCGATACAATGACGAATATCGTAGTTGTACAGTTCAGCGATAACGTGCAAACTTCTCGAGACAAACGCTTCAATTTGACCTGTCTCTTCAGAGGTCCTGCCGAGGCTGTCGTAACGTCCAACTACATTGGCGCAGG GTCTGGCAGTCCAATTCCCATCGAGTATTTACCGGAAGAAAGCTCTCTCAACTCCAAGGTTCGATTGATGATTCTGTACCAAGGACGACCGACAACGACCATTGCTGTTGGCGATCCTCTAACATTCAGGCTCGAGGCTCAGGACGGTTACAACTACGCCACCGATATATTTGCTACGAATGTGATCGCAAGAGACCCCTATTCTGGACGATCGGTACAACTAATCGATCGAGTAGG ATGCCCTGTGGATCCCGATGTGTTCCCTGAGTTAGACAAAGGAAGAAGTGGAGACTCCCTCGAAGCTAGGTTCAATGCTTTCAAGATTCCAGAGTCTAATTTCTTAGTATTTGAAGCAACAGTGCGTACTTGTAGAGATGGTTGTCAACCG GCATATTGTCCAAGCCACACTGGACGATCGGAACCGTCGTTTGGTCGTCGAAGAAGAGATGTTAACTCGACTCTTACAGCAGACAACAACAGTACCGCTGAAATTGAGTCAGATGACAGCGCTAAAAAGAACAAGTCAGACGACAAAGAGGAGGGAACCGTTTACAAAGTGTCGTATGAGCAACCAGATGTCGACAAGTATTTGAAAGATGAAGTAGAGACGCCAAGCCACGTGAGAAAGATGATTGAG GTGTTCGACAACCGTAACGAGCTTCTAGAAGAGAACGGCCCAGCTGATTCAGCCCCGGTGGTGGCCGCGGCGGGCGTATGCGTGTCTCCCTACCACTACCGGGCGTTGTTGGTGGCGCTTTGTGTACTGCTGTCCCTTTTGCTTGCTATGCTGACGGCTGCCTTGTATATCTACAG ACGTTATTGGAGAGTGCTACGTAAGAACATCCAGGCATCTAGCCCTGCGCCTGCGCTTCGCCCTGTGACCCCAGGACCACGACCAACGCGGCCATCGCTGTTTTCCGCTTCTCACTTGCATAAACCGTTTTCTCTAAG TGGATTAGGAAGAACCTTCGCGGAAGTGGGTGAGGAGGCTGGTTCGGCGGGACGTTTGGCGAGCGCTTTTGACGACGGCAGTGAACCCATCTACACCGACCCGTCACTGTTCGAACGCTCCCGGTCACTCCGCTCTCTACACTCTCTTGACCTGAAGCCCGACCGCCGCGACCATCGCGCGTAA